The proteins below come from a single Streptomyces sp. MRC013 genomic window:
- a CDS encoding DUF3090 domain-containing protein: protein MSRQVFLYDPPERFVAGTVGLPGRRTFFLQASAGGRVTSVALEKAQVAALAERMDELLDEVVRRTGGSAPVPAVAPADATDTAPLDTPVEEEFRVGTMALAWDGEDQRLVVEAQALVELDAESEEDLAEAEERLLQDEENGPPMLRVRLTGAQARAFAKRALDVVNAGRPPCPLCSLPLDPEGHVCPRQNGYRRGA, encoded by the coding sequence GTGTCCCGTCAGGTGTTCCTCTACGACCCGCCGGAGCGCTTCGTGGCCGGTACGGTCGGGCTGCCTGGCCGCCGCACGTTCTTCCTCCAGGCGTCCGCCGGAGGCCGGGTCACCAGCGTCGCCCTGGAGAAGGCCCAGGTCGCGGCGCTCGCCGAGCGCATGGACGAACTCCTCGACGAGGTCGTGCGCCGCACCGGGGGCAGCGCCCCGGTCCCGGCCGTCGCCCCCGCCGACGCCACCGACACCGCGCCGCTCGACACCCCCGTCGAGGAGGAGTTCCGCGTCGGGACCATGGCGCTCGCCTGGGACGGCGAGGACCAGCGGCTCGTCGTCGAGGCGCAGGCGCTCGTCGAACTCGACGCGGAGTCCGAGGAGGACCTCGCCGAGGCGGAGGAGCGCCTCCTCCAGGACGAGGAGAACGGCCCCCCGATGCTCCGCGTCCGGCTCACCGGAGCCCAGGCACGGGCCTTCGCCAAGCGCGCCCTGGACGTCGTCAACGCCGGCCGCCCGCCGTGCCCCCTGTGCAGCCTGCCGCTCGACCCGGAGGGACACGTATGTCCGCGTCAGAACGGATACCGCCGCGGGGCCTGA